The genomic window CGTAGTTCTTCGTAACGTTCCAAAATTGCATCATACATATCTGCGGAACACGCTCCAGCTGCCAATCCTACTCCAACGAAATCCCCAGATTCTATTGTGGCTGCTGCTTCTTGTAAAGAGACTGACTTTTTATTATATTCCTGCTTCCAATTCGACATATCTTATCCTCCTTATATGTAATGTTAGCAAATCGAACAACTCTTTTTGCCATTAATTAACAACGATTAAATTATTGAATGCTTTTAATGACAATTAACCCGATATTTCTTTTTAGTTATTCATTTAATCTAACAATAATACAAAATTCATTTTCTGCAAAGTTATTAGTACTATTTTTTGCAAAAATAATATTATTAAATCTTTATATTCCATCTTACTTTAAACATATTTTTATTTAGAATAAACGCATTTACTTATCATCACTAAAACCGCAATGCCTCGACCAACTATTTTAAACCCCTTCGTTTGTTCCTTGATATTTAATAAGCTATTAATGATAAAAATTAGGAACAATGAAAACAACTTATGATATTGAATCATTTTCTGCAATTTGACTAATTATAGATGAATTGTAGATATAGGCACCACTTTTTTCTTTTTTAGCTACTTTATACATTGTACAGGCAACCTTTTTACCCTCTATGGGTTTGTATGATTTCATTGGCCCTTTAAATATAAAAGGTATAAATCTTGTAATTTTAGCTGCTGTATATTCACCTAATCTTAACTCGTTTCTATCACCTAAAAGTAGAGATGGTCTAAAAATTTGTAGCCCATTTAATTCTAAGCTACATAGGGCTTCTTCAAGTTGTCCTTTTACGCTATTATAAAATATCATTGAATTAGCATTTGCACCGATAGTTGTCACAACCAAAAACTGTGATACTCCTTTATTTTTTGCCCATCTTGCTAATGCAAGTGGATAATGTAAGTCAACCTTTGTAAAAGCATCTTTAGATTTTGCCTTTTTCATAGTAGTTCCTAAGCAACAATAAACATGATCAACTTTATTATCTATTTTATAAGATTCTATTTCTTCAAAATCAATTACTTTCTCCTCTAATTTTTTATTAGAAATGTTAGTGTGTTGCCTAACCCAGATAATCACCTTGTTATATTCATTTGATTGTAAAAGTATTATTAAAAGTTCACTCCCCACTAATCCTGTTGCACCAACTATTAATGCAGTTTTGCCTTCATTGCTAATACTTTTCACCTCCAAAATTGTTTAAAAAAAAGTAGAACAGGGGACCGTCCCCTGTTCTATCCTATTCTACTAAGCCTAGATATAGCCTATCCCCTCTCTATCAACACGACACACTCGACGTGTGATTTGATAAAAAAATGATACAAAAACGCGTCACTGTGGGATTTTGCGTAAATATATACCCACCAAAGATGTTTTTTCCTATGGGGGTTCCGTTAACTAGCATAATAAAAACAGTAAGCGGCATTTGTTAATTGTATTATGGCAAAACTGATTCTTAAAATCTTTAATATAACCCATTATTTAATACTAATTAAGTGTTTTGCTCAATTGCGTGATACTTAGCAAGCGAACCCTTGCGCTTATAAAATATAACAGCATACCCCCATTTTTTTAGTAATCCTTTAGATATGAAAGCAATAATTCTTCTAGCCACTTGGGTATAAACTCAACACTTTTTCGCTTTAAGATTTTACCTAATATTTCAGCTCCATCTTCTTCTTTAAAGAACCTATTTCTAACATAACAATCGTTACTACAAAATTTACTGTTATTGCTTTGCGATATATATTGTTTTCTACAGTATTGACACCATAATTTATATACTTTTCGATTATTCTTTTCCCAATCTCTTTTGCAATCAATGGAACAGTATTTTTTCTTTTTACCTCTTTTAGATTGGACCAGTTTTGAATCACATTGCAAACAGTATACATATGTCTTTTCATTTATCAAATTCAAATTATGTTGTTCTGCCAAGTCAGCTCCAAAGCCATTTATTCCATTCCTTTTACAATAACCTCTGACAACATCACGTGATAAACAAAGATTTGCCGCTATTTTTTTGTATCCTTGACCTTGGTTTCGCATAACCCTGATTTGATATTTTTGTTCTTCTGTCATTATCACATCAACTCCTTGACTCGTATTCATCGCTTCATAATAATTACTTGTCAAGGAGTTTAATGAGCAATACTTATTAAATTAAAATTATTACTATATAACTAGATATTGCTTTTTGCCTTGTATTTAACTGCCAAAAACAATATTTTTAATATACTCTTCAGCCTTGTATTTTTCCCTACTAGGTAAATCAATAAATTCAGCTACTTGGTGTAATGAAACTGGTTGAATCATAACCTCTGCATATTTATTTCCATTAACAGGGTTCTTAATATCAATTTTCTGTAATTTCGCTGCTTTAGACATTGACGGATATAGTATTTTAGAATTATTATTTCCAATTCCACTTACAGCATATATTGATAGCTGATATAGCCAACCGCTCGGAAGCTTTGTCTCCCATAGATCTCTGTATTTTGCATCGAGTAAACATACTACTTTGCTTCCCTTTATAACTGCATAATCTGGACGTGGTTTTGGTGCAGTATTGCTTTTTGGGTTGTATCCCGGAGTATAAGAAAATAATTCATGTAGTGTATATTCATCTCTTATTATGTAGCCGTTTAAAAACTCTTTCATAAGTTTTGACAATAAAGATTGGAAGAACATGTTCATATCAAAAAAGAAGCCATTTAATTTCATATAAGAAGTTCCATCTTCAAGTTGAATACCTTTTGATTCAAATAAAATATTTATTAGTTCTAGTGCAGGCCTATAATGCTCACTTAACCGATTAATACTTTTTATTGTTTTATTTAATATAGTTCTGTTTAATTCTATATGGGTAATTTCATCACCCATGATTTTACAAAGTCTGTGAAGTTGCATTTTAATGTTTAAATCCTCTGTTAAATCAAGAGCTAAATGCAGACCTGCTAAAAGCACCTGGTTTAAATCATTGTTTTCACTTCTTGCAAAATAGGTACAAGGAAGTGTTGCACTAATAGAAGCAGAACGCATAGTTAACTTATTAAAATTTATTCGCCCCCTTGGCGATTCTAAATCCGCCTCATTTTTCTTATACTTTTTATTAAGCCCCCTATATACTAGTTCATTAATTTCTGCATATAGCTGATAGATAAGAAGATCATAAAATGGGAATGAATCTATATCGTGTATAGCACTTTCAAATATATTAAAATCTCGAAGCCCATAAGCATACTTAAGTAATTTGTAAAGGGGCATACCATCAATTTTGGGATGAATGTTTATTTGAAGTTCTCCAATATTAATTTTACCAACATAAGAATTTGATAAAATCTTAATACCATTTTTCAATTCAACGATG from Candidatus Syntrophocurvum alkaliphilum includes these protein-coding regions:
- a CDS encoding NAD-dependent epimerase/dehydratase family protein codes for the protein MKSISNEGKTALIVGATGLVGSELLIILLQSNEYNKVIIWVRQHTNISNKKLEEKVIDFEEIESYKIDNKVDHVYCCLGTTMKKAKSKDAFTKVDLHYPLALARWAKNKGVSQFLVVTTIGANANSMIFYNSVKGQLEEALCSLELNGLQIFRPSLLLGDRNELRLGEYTAAKITRFIPFIFKGPMKSYKPIEGKKVACTMYKVAKKEKSGAYIYNSSIISQIAENDSIS
- a CDS encoding RNA polymerase subunit sigma-24, which encodes MTSNYYEAMNTSQGVDVIMTEEQKYQIRVMRNQGQGYKKIAANLCLSRDVVRGYCKRNGINGFGADLAEQHNLNLINEKTYVYCLQCDSKLVQSKRGKKKKYCSIDCKRDWEKNNRKVYKLWCQYCRKQYISQSNNSKFCSNDCYVRNRFFKEEDGAEILGKILKRKSVEFIPKWLEELLLSYLKDY
- a CDS encoding McrC family protein yields the protein MNRLTINIKEWEEILPEKGNLLYNRFLEDEPSRRTVEILNNKGILNIVELKNGIKILSNSYVGKINIGELQINIHPKIDGMPLYKLLKYAYGLRDFNIFESAIHDIDSFPFYDLLIYQLYAEINELVYRGLNKKYKKNEADLESPRGRINFNKLTMRSASISATLPCTYFARSENNDLNQVLLAGLHLALDLTEDLNIKMQLHRLCKIMGDEITHIELNRTILNKTIKSINRLSEHYRPALELINILFESKGIQLEDGTSYMKLNGFFFDMNMFFQSLLSKLMKEFLNGYIIRDEYTLHELFSYTPGYNPKSNTAPKPRPDYAVIKGSKVVCLLDAKYRDLWETKLPSGWLYQLSIYAVSGIGNNNSKILYPSMSKAAKLQKIDIKNPVNGNKYAEVMIQPVSLHQVAEFIDLPSREKYKAEEYIKNIVFGS